gctactgctactgctactgctactgctactactactactactactactactactactactactactactgctactgctactgctgctactgctactgctactactactactactgctactgctgctactgctactactactactactactactactgctgctactactactactactactgctgctgctgctactactaactactactactgctgctgctactgctgctactgctgctactgctgctactgctactgctgctactgctactgctgctactgctgctgctactgctgctgctgctgctgctgctgctactgctgctgctgctgctgctactgctgctgctgctactactactactactactactgctactactgctactactactactactactactactactactgctgctgctactactactgctgctgctgctactactgctgctactactactactactactactactactgctgctgctactactgctactactactactactgctgctgctgctgctgctgctactgctactactgctactactgctactgctactactactaataataataatactgctactactactactactgctgctgctactactactactgctactgctactgctgctgctgctactgctactgctactactacttctgctgctgctgctgctgctgctgctgctgctactgttcctcctgctgctgctgctgctgctgctgctgctgctgcttactgctgctactgctgctactgcagctgctgctgctgctactactactactgctactactactactaatactgctactactactgctactgctactactactgctactgctactgctaccgctgctgctgctgctcctgctgctgctcctgctcctgctgctgctgctgctgctactactgctactactactactactactgctactgctgctgctgctgctgctgctgctgctgctactactactactactactactactactactactactactactactactactactactactactactactactactactactactgctactactactactactaatactgctactactactgctgctgctgctgctgctgctcctgctactactactacctactactactactgctgctgctgctgctactgctgctactgctgctgctgctactgctgctactactactgctgttactgctgctactgctgctactgctgctactactactgctgttactactgctgctactgctgctgctgctactgctgctgctgctactgctgctactactactgctgctactgctgctactgctgctactactactgctgctactgctgctactactgctgctactactgctgctactactgctgctactgctgctactgctgctactactactgctgctactgctgctactgctactgctgctactgctactgctgttactgctactgctgctactactactgctgctactgctgctactactactgctgctactgctgctactgctgctactactactgctgctactgctgctactgctgctactactactgctgctactgctgctactgctactgctgctactgctgctactgctgctactgctgctactactactgctactgctgctactgctgctactactactgctgctactgctgctactactactgctgctactgctgctactgctgctactactactgctgctactgctgctactgctgctactactactgctgctactgctgctactgctactgctgctactgctgctactgctgctactgctgctactactactgctactgctgctactgctgctactgctactactactgctgctactgctgctactgctgctactgctgctactactactgctgctactgctgctactgctactgctgctactgctgctactgctgctactccTACTGCTGCTCCTgccgctgctgctactgcttctactgctgctgctgctactgctgctactgctgctactgctactgctgctactgctgctactgctgctactgctactgctgctactgctgctgctgctgctgctgctgctactgctactgctgctactgctgctactgctgctgctgctactgctgctgctgctactgctgctactgctactgctactgctactgctactgctactactgctgctgctgctgctactgctactgctgctactgctgctactgctgctactgctactgctgctactgctgctactgctactgctgctactgctgctactcctgctgctgctactgctgctactgctgctgctgctgctgctactgctgctactgctactgctgctactgctgctactgctgctgctgctgctgctgctgctgctgctgctgctgctgctgctgctgctgctactgctactgctgctgctgctgctcctgctgctgctgctgctgctgctgctgctgctgctgctgctactgctgctactgctgctgctgctgctgctgctgctgctgctgctgctgctgctactgctgctgctgctgctgctgctactgctactgctgctactgctgctactgctgctgctgctgctactgctgctactgctgctactgctgctgctgctgctgctgctactgctgctgctgctgctgctgctgctgctgctgctgctgctgctgctgctgctgctgctgctgctgctgctgctgctgctgctgctgctgctgctgctgctgctgctgctgctgctgctgctgctgctgctgctgctgctgctgctgctgctgctgctgctgctgctgctgctgctgctgctgctgctgctgctgctgctgctgctgctactgctactgctactgctgctgctgctgctgctgctgctgctcctgctactactactactactactactactactactactactactactactactactactactgctactactactgctgctgctgctgctgctgctgttgttgctgctgctgatactactactactactactgctgttgttgctgctgctgctgttgctactactactactactactgctgttgttgctgctgctgatgatactcctactagtactactgctgctactactactactactactactaatactgctactactactgctgctgctattgctgctgctgctactactactactactactactgctactactgttactactactactactactactactactactgctgctgctactactactactgctgctgctactactgctgctgctactactactactactactactactgctgctactactgctactactactactgctgctgctgctgctgctgctgctgctactgctactactgctactactgctactgctactgctactgctattactactactgctactgctgctactgctgctactactgctgctgctactgctgctactactgctgctgctactactgctgctgctgctgctgctgctgctgctactactactactactgctactactactactaataataataatgctactactactactactgctgctgctactactactactgctactgctgctgctgctgctgctactgctactgctactactactactacttctgctgctgctgctgctgctgctgctactgctcctcctgctgctgctgctgcttactgctgctactgctgctgctgctgctgctactactactactgctactactactactactaatactgctactactactgttactgctactactactgctactgctactgctactgctactgctgctgctgctgctcctgctcctgctgctgctcctgctgctgctgctgctgctgctgctgctgctgctgctgctactactgctactactactactactactaatactgctgcTCCTGCtcctgctgctactgctactgctgctgctgctgctgctgctactactactactactactactactactactactactactactactactactactactgctgctgctgctgctgctgctgctgctgctcctactactactactactactactactactactactactactactactactactactactactgctactactactactactactactaatactgctactactactgctgctgctgctgctcctgctactactactacctactactactactgctgctgttgttgctgctgctgatactactactactactactactactactgctgttgttgctgctgctgctgttgctactactactactactactgctgttgttgctgctgctgatgatactcctactagtactactgttgctactactactactactactactaatactgttactactactgctgctgctgctgctgctgctgctcctgctgctgctgctgctgctgctgctgccgctgttgttgctgttgctactactactactactactactgctgttgttgctgctgctgctgttactactactactactactgctgttgttgttgctgctgctgttactactactactactactgctgttgttgctgctgctgctgttactactactactactactgctgtcgctgctgctgctgctgttactactactactactactgctgttgttgttgctgctgctgttactactactactactgctgttactactactactactgctgttgttgctgctgctgctgttactactactactactactactactactactgctgttgttgctgctgctgttactactactactactactactactactgctgttgttgctgctgctgttactactactactactattactactacaggcgcgtgtgcagggtgTCGAAATCCTCCCTATTCAAGCcaatgttgggggggggggggtattcaatatatttttcagggGAAGCATGACTGGACCACCTTATAAACTATGCTTGCCAGTCTGAAATTCCAGCATACGCGCCcgtactactacgactactactaccaccactactactaataataagaataatagtaatatttataCTATTAAATAGCGGTTTtcaaaaatctgtgtgtgtgtgtgtgtgtgcgtgtgtgaggaAAAGAGACAGAAAGATAGAGGGagcgagagatagagagagagagactgggaGAAAccgagaaacagacagagagggagggggagagagaaactgagacagagaaagagagagagagagagagagagagagagagagagagagagagagagagagagagagagagagagagagagagagagagagagagagagagtcataCATATAactaacattttgttattactgCTAATGGAAGTATAACAAGACTAGGGAAACAATCAAATTTTGCTGGTCAAGCCTCAAAGAAACAACAGAATAGCATGTTGTCGAAATCTAATACATTGCCAGCAATTTTTGACAAGTTAAGTGAATGCCTGGCTGGTTTATCATTCGATAGTGTGCGTGTTTGCATCGTCAGACCAAGGCTCTCAGCGGCTAGCCTACAACAATAGTGGATTCACACTGCTAACGACAGTAATgaagttattgtttaatgaaatgatAGTTTCAGAACACATAAACAGTTTACGGCGCCATGTTGAGATCTGCTGGAAATAAAACCGGAAACGGAAACAGACCGAGACAGGCACAGGAGGCGGTGCAATCTTGAACTTTTTCGATGGATGAACGCAAATGTGGctgatttaatattatattactaaccGAGATTTTCTGCTACCTTAATTAATTTGACTTTGATTTGTGAAATAGCatcatagttttttttttttttttttcacccgTTGTTTCTCTGGGATTTAttgtagtttgtgtgtgtgtgtgtgtgtgtgtgtgtgtgtgtgtgtgtgtgtgtgtgtgtgtgtgtgtgtgtgtgtgtgtgtgtgtgctttttaTTATTAAGTGAATCATATTTAGGCTAATAAAATTTTTGTAGCTTATGAACGTGTGAAGCTTAGGTTTCCTCCGTCTTGGACACATTCGCTGGGAAAATCGGAGGGTGACCTTAAGACAGACGGTGTGAGGCACTCGattgcggtcggtgtgggatcgatccccgtcggtgggcccattgggctatttttcgttccagtcaatgcaccacgactggtatatccacgaccgtggtatgtgctatcctgtctgtgatatggtgcatattaaaaaaaaatcccttgctgctaatcgacaagagtagcccatgaagtggcggcagcatGTTccttctttcaatatctgtgtagtctttaactatatgtctgacacatatagccgtaaataaaatgtgttgagtgcgtgttTAACTAAATGCATACTAGTATTTGTAGTTTCAGTACAGTAGATTGAGAGTATTTAATAAGACACAAGAAGGAATGTCGCCTTTTGATAGCAAGGAGAAATTCGCTGTAAAATTAGTGTAGCCAAAATGGGTTGCAGTCATAACAAGGTAGTATGTTTAGTCTTAATCTAAAGCTAACTCTAAACCTAATGTTCGAACTGAATAAAGCATGGAGACGTAGTATTTCGGTTGCTATGAAATTACATTACAGCcgcaatataattattatgctCGGAATGTATCCTTATAGTAACCCGCTGCTCTCGGCCCTCGGCATAGGAACGCGCTATAGTGGAAGCAGAACATAcctacaaaagaaagaaaaaaagaaatgttttatttaacgacgcactcagcacattttctacatgggctactctttccgattagcagcaagggatcttttatttgcgcttcccacaggcagaatagcacaaaccatggcctttgttaaaccagttatggatcactggtcggtgcaagtggtttacacctactcactgagccttgcggagcactcactcagggtttggagtcggtatctggattaaaaatcccatgcctcgactgggatccgaacccagtacctaaccacgacgccaccgaggccggtaaacataCCTACAAGGTCACGAGTAAAGGTCCACGTAACACTGTCTTTAAAGCCCAGTTttcacttgaacgattttttGTACAACTGCGGTACGACTACAAAATCGTACAGCCGTGCGATTCCCGTatgaattatgtttttttctcGCGCAGTCTCACGTGTGCATCTGCCGTGCGACTGCCTTTTTGCACCGGGCTCGCATACACTCGCATGAGAATCGCACAGGTTGCACGGCAGTTTGATGGATGCCGCACGGGAGTCGCAGGGCGTCCGCTGGGAGTCGCACGGCTCGGCTCCCTTCAGACTCCCGTGCGACCTATCATACTGCCGTGCGACTGCTGTGCAACCCCCATGCGACCAATGCGAACTATGCGAACCGTGCGACAACCG
This DNA window, taken from Gigantopelta aegis isolate Gae_Host chromosome 4, Gae_host_genome, whole genome shotgun sequence, encodes the following:
- the LOC121369836 gene encoding uncharacterized protein DDB_G0271670-like, whose protein sequence is RSSSSSGRSSSRSSSSSSSSSSSSSSSSSSSSSSSSSSSSSSSSSSSSSSSSSSSSSSSSSSSSSSSSSSSSSSSSSSSSSSSSSSSSSSSSSSSSSSSSSSSSSSSSSSSSSSSSSSSSSSSSSSSSSSSSSSSSSSSSSSSSSSSSSSSSSSSSSSSSSSSSSSSSSSSSSSSSSNSSSSSSSSSSSSSSSSSSSSSSSSSSSSSSSSSSSSSSSSSSSSSSSSSSSSSSSSSSSSSSSSSSSSSSSNSSSSSSSSSSSSSNSSSSSSSSSSSSSSSSSSSSSSSSSSSSSSSSSSSSSSSSSSSSSSSSSSSSSSSSSGSSCSSSSSSSSSSSSSSSSSSSSSSSSSSSSSSSSSSSSSSSSSSSSS